AGAGACATCAAGTTCATGGAAGAAGCTCGGTAATCAATGAAGTAAATTTCCAGGTCTTGTGGAGAAACCTGATGGCATAGAGATAATACCCATGTCATCAAAAAGGAGGTCTTTCCCCCCTCCATCGGACTACCTACCACAAAAAAAGGGCCTTCTTTTAAATCTACTTCAAAGGGAGTTAAATCATCTACATAAATACCAACAGGTACTCTGAGTGAACGAGAAGGTGAGGATATCGTAATATCCGGTATCGTAGAGATAGAGGATTTATTACTAGTGACAGGTTCTATATCAAATAACTCCTCCAATAAAACCACTTCTGGTAGGGACACAATTTCTTTTGGACGCTCCCCTTTCCAAGCAATGCTCATCTGCTCCATTACGTTACGAAGTCGAACGGAGCGTTGCATATCGTCTTCGCCAGCTATAGGAAAAGCAGTCTGAAACTCCAGTGGTGGTAATTGCCCTTTCACTAGCCCTCTTCCTACTGGTAAATGGACAGGTGGTTTTGTGGGACGACCCACCGCAAAATAATAGTCGCTTGGATCAGATAGCTCAAAGGCAACTCCCAGAGAAAAGTTACTTCGTATTTTCTCCAAAATATCAGTAATCCGATTAGCCGTCACTACGAAGGAAAGACCTACGCTTCCCCCTTCTCTTAACAGCTGCTCCAGTTGATCATTCTCATAGGCATACTGATTTCGGAAGTTTAAATAACCATCTATGTACACGACAATTCTAGGCACGGTAATCCCCGTAGACATTTGATACGCTCGGAGTGTTTTCACGCCGCTATTTGCAAGTAACTCACGGCGCCTACTTACTTCCTGAAGCAAATAATGAAATAACCGTTTGATTTTATCTGATTCATTGTCCAAAATGACGGAGCCAACATGAGGTAAGTACGAAAAATCTCGCAACGATCGTCCAAAATCCAACAAATATAAGTGAAGGTGTTCCGGAGAATGACGAGTCGTCAAAGAAAATAGGAAGGTCTGCAAAAAAGTAGTCTTCCCTGTTCCTGGCATACCATAGATAGGTAAATGCCCATCCTCTAGTGATACCAGCAATGGCTCTTGCCGCTGGTTCGCCAAATCGTCTACCAAGCCTACAATCGCTGAAAGATTTGGTACACCGGCTACCCACTCCCTGCCATTCCAGCCATATGTACAATCAGAAATATCCTCCAAAGAAAGCTGTTGAGGTAATGGAGGAAGCCACGGGCCGGGCAAGCGACTGATCCCTTCTTGCTCTGCTATTCCTGCCAGATATTCCATCAGGGCCTGAAGTTGCTTTTTTTGTTTTCTGGTACGATGTATGTTTACATTTTCTTTTATCTCACATTTCGTACGTTTTCCACTTAATGAAATCGCATAAATCTCCAGCTCATTTTCGTTACGCTTTTGATCTGCATGATAAGGCGCACCACTCCAAGCAAACTGGAGCAAATCAAATTCCTCATTACTGCCCACCTGTAAGTAGCCACGCCCAGGCGTTGTGATCCATGCTGCATCCGGTATCTTTAGCATTTCCCGACTGTCTGCATCATCCTGAACTCTTAGACAAATACGAAAACGGGCATTACTCCATATCTTATCATCGACAACACCACCGGGTTTCTGAGTAGCTAGGATTAAATGGACTCCTAGTGTTCTACCAATGGTTGCAATTGATATTAATTCATTCATAAACTCCGGGTGCTCTTTTTTTAGTTGAGCAAACTCGTCAATAATAATAACCAAGTGAGGCAGAGGATGAGTCGTTCGCCATGCTGTTTCATAATACTCATCAATGTGCTGAAGATCTCCCGCTTCATTCAAGATTTTTTGCCTACGAATTAACTCGGCTCGTAACGAAACCATTGCTCTTTCTAAGAGTCGGTCATCCAGATTGGTAATAGAGCCAACTACATGTGGTAAATCTCTAAACGTGTTAGACATTCCCCCGCCTTTATAGTCAATCAATAAAAAAGCCATCTCATGAGGATGATAGTGAACTGCTAGTGACGCCACGATGGATTGAATAACCTCGCTTTTTCCAGAACCTGTTGTACCAGCTATTAATCCATGTGGACCATGTCCACGTCGCTCTATTTTGTCATGTAGATTTAGTAGAATTTTTTTCCCACCCGTTCGCACTCCAACTGGAACTGGTAATGATTCAGGGAACCGATTCCCTCGCCAGAGAGCAGCTACATCCAAATCTTCTATTTTTTCAATACCCAAAAGGTCAAACAACGGTAATAGCTGAGGAATTTCTGCTGCCGTAGAACGCTTTACCTTCATACTTGCCATCATTCGCGCAGCATGCTCCACTGTATCTAAAGGGAGAGCGTCTACTGTAAATGCAATCTCTCCATCTCCAATGCCAGTAGCATCACCTGTCACAGTTTCCTTACAGGTACCACGGTCACCCTGCACTTCAACAATTAACTGACACTGCATAGGCAACGAGTCTTTACTATCCGCCAGTAAAATCGTAC
This is a stretch of genomic DNA from Brevibacillus laterosporus DSM 25. It encodes these proteins:
- the essC gene encoding type VII secretion protein EssC, which produces MAYDYFQRSPRLKRTLPKQTVEIHRPPLVPQPPAFSIISILIPIIITGISLFAYLYIGSRMNTGNKNFFVFQMIFMSAMIVSYTVPVFTYLYNKRNYRRQVETRTNQYQEVLEKHRRELIELQEEQRTIMHELNPSVRKCIQRIEERSSSLWERSTRDEDFLRLRMGEGTLPATYQIIVPKQEGYETDPLVEEAQNLSRTFGRVESVPIQLPLFQSKVIGVVGEQEAVLNAIRVMVLQMVTHHSPDEVKIATFYPEWEEEQWKWLRWLPHTWNDEQTLRFVAQEKGYAHQLLDFLYSQLNRRKMTRATDFRKAVELPCWVFILSAPHLIEDEPILPLLLKEAEAIGACTILLADSKDSLPMQCQLIVEVQGDRGTCKETVTGDATGIGDGEIAFTVDALPLDTVEHAARMMASMKVKRSTAAEIPQLLPLFDLLGIEKIEDLDVAALWRGNRFPESLPVPVGVRTGGKKILLNLHDKIERRGHGPHGLIAGTTGSGKSEVIQSIVASLAVHYHPHEMAFLLIDYKGGGMSNTFRDLPHVVGSITNLDDRLLERAMVSLRAELIRRQKILNEAGDLQHIDEYYETAWRTTHPLPHLVIIIDEFAQLKKEHPEFMNELISIATIGRTLGVHLILATQKPGGVVDDKIWSNARFRICLRVQDDADSREMLKIPDAAWITTPGRGYLQVGSNEEFDLLQFAWSGAPYHADQKRNENELEIYAISLSGKRTKCEIKENVNIHRTRKQKKQLQALMEYLAGIAEQEGISRLPGPWLPPLPQQLSLEDISDCTYGWNGREWVAGVPNLSAIVGLVDDLANQRQEPLLVSLEDGHLPIYGMPGTGKTTFLQTFLFSLTTRHSPEHLHLYLLDFGRSLRDFSYLPHVGSVILDNESDKIKRLFHYLLQEVSRRRELLANSGVKTLRAYQMSTGITVPRIVVYIDGYLNFRNQYAYENDQLEQLLREGGSVGLSFVVTANRITDILEKIRSNFSLGVAFELSDPSDYYFAVGRPTKPPVHLPVGRGLVKGQLPPLEFQTAFPIAGEDDMQRSVRLRNVMEQMSIAWKGERPKEIVSLPEVVLLEELFDIEPVTSNKSSISTIPDITISSPSRSLRVPVGIYVDDLTPFEVDLKEGPFFVVGSPMEGGKTSFLMTWVLSLCHQVSPQDLEIYFIDYRASSMNLMSLNNLPHIQGRATRESELGELLTTLSAKIKMRQHHGEHLKNQSPVREQQISNQMWKDELLKQVESSKTVEALQLSNDKEPALLLVIDDADLFFKETTDYQIKDQLAQLIRQGRNRDLYVIISGVPADFPFSSNDWLSEIKNMQTGFLFGSIDASDLAFFKIPSTEASHYPHATFNKMLPPGQGYFAKRRYHRVKAAVPFDEERSLQDFIVTINQKWLREDVCRPRDLYNNIYS